A genomic region of Desulfuromonadales bacterium contains the following coding sequences:
- a CDS encoding cation:proton antiporter, translating into MPELGFLRDIVILLAMTLAAAWLFSRLRLSPIIGYLATGVLAGPHGLHLIKAANVVEVMAEVGVILLLFTIGLEFSFSRILRLKRLMLVSGTTQLVVTGALIFAAARLIGLENAAAWTLAMALAVSSTAIVLKLLLEGGEVDTAHGRVSLAILIFQDLAVVFFLVALPLLGESAGGFSVTGLSQAVLLLGGLLLFSRFGLQPLLRGVLQARSPELFRLTVLVLVLATAWVTAEAGLSLALGAFLAGLALAESPYAYQALGDILPFRDTFLAVFFVSIGMLVDLRLVVDSWPLILGVCLALSLLKALAAGGAALLSAYPLRIAVLCGLLLFQVGEFSFILLKQALALQLLPEAVYQTTLAVIALTMVATPLLARHAPALAAALTARFGWRGDPELREETGNLEGHVIVAGYGLSGRNLGKVLREMRIPYLHIELNGELVRQGRQAGDFVLYGDATSPAVLEGAGLGRARALVLAINDPTALARAIRTARQHHPGLYILARTRFVGELDYLTALGADEVIPDEFESSLQLAAVLLRRFGLAEGRILQLLATLRREHYEKFRRVEEVPPDLAGYLSVLEGGRIEFQAVPADSPCLGRSLAELAFRSHTGATVVGVVRHERTIYSPDAGLRLEKGDTLMLLGTEENLNRARQLLHGQDLA; encoded by the coding sequence ATGCCCGAACTCGGCTTCCTGCGCGATATCGTCATCCTGCTCGCCATGACCCTGGCCGCCGCCTGGCTCTTCAGCCGGCTGCGTCTCTCGCCCATCATCGGCTACCTGGCGACGGGGGTCCTGGCCGGTCCGCACGGCCTGCACCTGATCAAGGCGGCCAACGTGGTGGAGGTGATGGCCGAGGTAGGGGTGATCCTGCTGCTCTTCACCATCGGCCTGGAATTCTCCTTCTCCCGCATTTTGCGCCTGAAGCGGCTGATGCTCGTCAGCGGCACGACCCAACTTGTGGTCACCGGTGCCCTGATCTTCGCCGCCGCCCGCCTCATCGGCCTGGAGAACGCCGCCGCCTGGACCCTGGCCATGGCCCTGGCCGTCTCTTCCACCGCCATCGTCCTCAAGCTGCTGCTCGAAGGCGGGGAGGTCGACACCGCCCACGGCCGGGTCTCCCTCGCCATCCTGATCTTCCAGGACCTGGCGGTGGTCTTCTTCCTCGTCGCCCTGCCGCTGCTCGGTGAAAGCGCCGGCGGCTTCTCCGTCACCGGTCTGAGTCAGGCCGTCCTGCTCCTCGGCGGACTCCTGCTTTTCTCCCGCTTCGGCCTGCAGCCGCTGCTGCGCGGCGTGCTCCAGGCCCGCTCGCCCGAGCTGTTTCGCCTCACCGTCCTGGTGCTGGTGCTGGCCACCGCCTGGGTCACCGCCGAGGCCGGGTTGTCGCTCGCCCTGGGGGCCTTTCTGGCGGGGCTGGCGCTGGCCGAGTCTCCCTATGCCTACCAGGCATTGGGGGACATCCTCCCCTTCCGCGACACCTTCCTCGCCGTCTTCTTCGTCTCCATCGGCATGCTGGTCGATCTGCGCCTGGTCGTCGACAGCTGGCCTCTCATCCTCGGTGTCTGTCTGGCCCTCTCCCTGCTCAAGGCTTTGGCGGCCGGCGGCGCCGCGCTGCTTTCGGCCTACCCGCTGCGCATCGCCGTGCTCTGCGGCCTGCTCCTCTTTCAGGTCGGGGAGTTTTCCTTCATCCTGCTCAAGCAGGCCCTCGCCCTGCAACTGCTGCCGGAGGCGGTCTACCAGACAACCCTGGCAGTCATCGCCCTGACCATGGTTGCCACTCCCCTGCTGGCGCGCCATGCCCCGGCCCTGGCGGCCGCCCTGACTGCCCGCTTCGGTTGGCGGGGCGATCCGGAACTGCGCGAAGAGACCGGCAACCTTGAGGGTCATGTGATCGTTGCCGGCTACGGCCTCTCGGGACGCAACCTGGGGAAAGTACTGCGCGAAATGCGCATCCCTTATCTGCATATCGAACTCAACGGGGAACTGGTGCGGCAGGGTCGGCAGGCGGGCGACTTCGTCCTCTATGGCGACGCCACCTCGCCGGCGGTGCTGGAAGGGGCGGGACTCGGGCGGGCGCGGGCGCTGGTGCTGGCAATCAACGACCCCACGGCCCTGGCCCGCGCCATTCGCACCGCCCGCCAACACCACCCCGGCCTCTACATCCTCGCCCGCACGCGGTTCGTCGGGGAACTCGACTACCTCACCGCCCTCGGTGCCGATGAGGTGATCCCCGACGAATTCGAGTCCAGCCTGCAACTGGCGGCGGTGCTGTTGCGCCGCTTCGGCCTTGCCGAAGGGCGGATTCTGCAATTGCTGGCGACCCTGCGCCGTGAGCATTATGAAAAATTCCGCCGGGTCGAGGAGGTCCCCCCCGATCTGGCCGGCTATCTCTCGGTGCTGGAAGGGGGGCGGATCGAATTCCAGGCGGTCCCGGCCGACTCTCCCTGCCTCGGCCGGAGTCTGGCCGAGCTCGCCTTCCGCAGCCACACCGGCGCCACTGTCGTCGGCGTCGTCCGGCACGAGAGGACCATCTACAGCCCCGATGCCGGCCTGCGCCTGGAAAAGGGCGACACCCTGATGCTGCTGGGGACGGAGGAGAACCTGAACCGGGCACGACAACTCCTGCATGGACAAGACCTTGCCTAG
- a CDS encoding replication-associated recombination protein A: protein MDLFDQNSRDRRDAPLAERLRPTTLAEVVGQRHLLDEGKPLRRLIETDQLASLIFWGPPGTGKTTLAQIIAHSTKSNFVFFSAVLQGVKEVREIVKQAQEERRYHSRRTLLFVDEIHRFNKAQQDAFLPWVERGDVILIGATTENPSFEVISALLSRSRVFVLYPLDPADIRILLERALTDPRGLAERNLQVTEEAMEFLAEQAHGDARVALNTLEVAAAMAGAEEIDLETVQGALQKRALLYDKGAEEHYNVISAFIKSLRGSDPDGALYWLARMLEAGEDPLFIARRMVIFASEDVGNADPRALQMALAVQQAVHFVGLPEARINLAQGVTYLATAPKSNASYIGINEAQAEVRKSGALPVPLHIRNAPTQLMKELGYHQGYRYAHDYAGGIAAQEHLPEALAGRRFYRPTERGYEKLISERLQYWEEIKRGKSPGGNKPDGEEGA from the coding sequence ATGGACCTTTTCGATCAAAACTCACGAGACCGCCGCGACGCCCCGCTGGCCGAGCGGCTGCGCCCGACCACCCTCGCCGAGGTGGTCGGCCAGCGTCACCTGCTCGACGAAGGGAAGCCGCTGCGCCGCCTGATCGAGACCGACCAGCTCGCCTCCCTCATCTTCTGGGGGCCGCCGGGGACGGGGAAGACCACCCTGGCGCAGATCATCGCCCACTCGACCAAGAGCAACTTCGTCTTCTTCTCGGCGGTCCTGCAGGGGGTCAAGGAGGTGCGCGAGATCGTCAAGCAGGCGCAGGAGGAGCGGCGCTACCACAGCCGCCGGACGCTGCTCTTCGTCGATGAAATCCACCGCTTCAACAAGGCCCAGCAGGACGCCTTCCTCCCCTGGGTGGAGCGCGGCGACGTCATCCTCATCGGCGCCACCACCGAGAACCCCTCCTTCGAGGTCATCTCGGCGCTCCTCTCCCGCTCCCGCGTCTTCGTCCTCTACCCCCTCGACCCGGCGGACATCCGCATTCTGCTGGAGCGCGCCCTCACCGACCCCCGGGGACTGGCCGAGCGGAATCTGCAGGTGACCGAAGAGGCGATGGAATTCCTGGCCGAGCAGGCGCACGGCGACGCCCGGGTGGCCCTGAACACCCTGGAGGTGGCCGCCGCCATGGCCGGGGCAGAGGAGATCGACCTGGAGACCGTGCAGGGAGCATTGCAGAAACGGGCGCTGCTCTACGACAAGGGGGCCGAGGAGCACTACAACGTCATCTCCGCCTTCATCAAGAGCCTGCGCGGCTCCGACCCCGACGGCGCCCTCTACTGGCTGGCGCGGATGCTGGAAGCGGGCGAGGACCCGCTCTTCATCGCCCGGCGGATGGTCATCTTCGCCTCCGAGGACGTCGGCAACGCCGACCCGCGCGCCCTGCAGATGGCGCTGGCGGTGCAGCAGGCGGTGCACTTCGTCGGCCTTCCGGAGGCACGCATCAACCTCGCCCAGGGGGTCACCTACCTCGCCACCGCCCCCAAGAGCAATGCCTCCTACATCGGCATCAACGAGGCCCAGGCCGAGGTGCGCAAGAGCGGTGCACTCCCCGTCCCCCTGCACATCCGCAACGCCCCGACCCAATTGATGAAGGAACTGGGCTACCACCAGGGCTACCGCTACGCCCACGATTACGCCGGCGGGATCGCCGCCCAGGAGCACCTGCCGGAGGCGTTGGCCGGGCGTCGCTTCTACCGCCCGACCGAGCGCGGCTACGAGAAGCTGATCAGCGAGCGGCTACAGTACTGGGAGGAAATCAAAAGGGGAAAGAGTCCCGGCGGCAATAAACCGGACGGTGAAGAGGGCGCCTGA
- a CDS encoding NAD(+)/NADH kinase: MQRIGIYAKRNHPAAVKVARELAAWLQERGIQVFLEKPLAEAMGEGPGYPGGALPAMVELIVVLGGDGTLISVARQVGPLRIPILGVNLGSLGFLTEVTLDELYPTLERVLQGEYGVSERMMLKAVVRRGGQEIGQYRVLNDVVINKGALARIIDMEAWVDDAYLTTFKADGLIIATPTGSTAYNLAAGGPIIYPGLHCLVISPICPHMLTNRPIIVADESIIRIEVKFQEEDVAITADGQVGMPLRGGDVVEVCKSKSSTRLVKSPSKDYFEVLRAKLKWGER, from the coding sequence ATGCAACGGATCGGCATCTACGCCAAGCGCAACCACCCCGCAGCGGTCAAGGTGGCCCGGGAGCTCGCAGCCTGGCTGCAGGAGCGGGGCATTCAGGTGTTTCTCGAGAAACCCCTGGCCGAGGCGATGGGAGAAGGACCCGGCTACCCCGGCGGCGCCCTCCCGGCCATGGTCGAGCTGATTGTCGTGCTCGGCGGCGACGGCACCCTGATTTCGGTCGCCCGTCAGGTGGGGCCGCTGCGCATTCCGATCCTCGGCGTCAACCTTGGCAGCCTGGGCTTTCTTACCGAGGTCACCCTGGACGAGCTTTACCCCACTCTGGAGCGCGTGCTGCAGGGTGAGTACGGGGTTTCCGAGCGGATGATGCTGAAGGCGGTGGTGCGCCGTGGCGGCCAGGAGATCGGCCAATACCGGGTCCTCAACGACGTCGTCATCAACAAGGGGGCGCTGGCGCGGATCATCGACATGGAGGCGTGGGTGGACGACGCCTATCTGACCACCTTCAAGGCTGACGGCCTGATCATCGCCACCCCTACCGGTTCCACCGCCTACAACCTCGCCGCCGGCGGCCCGATCATCTATCCCGGCTTGCACTGCCTGGTCATCTCGCCGATCTGTCCGCACATGCTGACCAACCGCCCGATCATCGTCGCCGATGAATCGATCATTCGTATCGAAGTCAAGTTCCAGGAGGAGGATGTCGCCATCACCGCCGACGGCCAGGTCGGGATGCCGCTGCGGGGGGGGGACGTGGTCGAGGTGTGCAAGTCGAAGAGCAGTACCCGCCTGGTCAAGAGTCCTTCCAAAGATTATTTCGAGGTTCTGCGCGCCAAGCTGAAATGGGGGGAAAGATAG